The Thalassophryne amazonica chromosome 20, fThaAma1.1, whole genome shotgun sequence sequence CAGCTGGCACAGGAAGTCCTATTGGGACATCaaaagcctatgtcactccctgtatgtcagagtatatgtgtgccaagtttggctcaattctgagaTGGCGTTTGGACAGGAgggacacacgtacacacacatagtATATAGAAGCATCAATATGTATTTCACAATGACCTAGTTAAACATggcatttttttgtaaatgtttgtTAAACTACCTTTTAGCAGTTAAATGATGCTGGAGTTGCATGTTAAATATCCTAAAAATCCTCTGCACATGGAAATGGATACAACTCATTTCAAACTTGATGATCAGCAAATTAAATATCTTCTGAATGACTGAGAATCTATGAAGGTGATATTTAGAAGATATTTTATGATAAACTGTAGGTGTTGCCTTGTTGATACATCAGTGAATTATGGTTTATTTTATTGTCCCGATCTGAAAAGCCTGACACAACAGGCTGTGAGGAGGCTGTAAATTTATTCCTTCATGGGCCTCAGAGGAGATTCCAGTTCTCACTAACAGGTCACGTGCACTGATGCTGCGcatcgctgcatccaccacattacagaaccaccttgcgccctggatggcaaccacacaggcagaacACTAAGCAACTTCGAATAACAGGGAATTTAAAATCCCTGACATGGCAACCTGCTGGTGTCTTGCAGGATTAGAATGAGAACAGAAATTATCCTCAAACAGACAACATCAGCTATGGACTTCAGCGGCACCTGGAAAGTTTATTCTGATGAGAATCTTGAAGAATTCCTGAAGGAAATGGGTAAGAATATTTTCTCGTTTTATATTTAAAGTATTTTTTTCCTCCACgtgaatatatttatatattttaaggAGCACCTCAAATAGTGGTCAAAATGCGCAAGGACATCAAACCAGTGATCGTGATTGAGCAGAACGGCAACGACTTCACTTACACCGTGAAGACGCCGTCCTGCACCAAGGTCACCTCATTCACCCTCGGAGAAGAGTCAGAATTTACGTTTATGGATGGCAGAAAGTTTAAGgtggtgatgttttttttttaaacagatgatGTGCTGTGAACAGCAGAGGAAATATCttcatggttttgtttgtttttcaccagTGCTCGGTGAGAGAGGAGAACGGGAAGCTGATCACTGAGAGTGATAAATTCACCTGTGTCCGGGAAATCCAAGGCGAGGAGCTGGTTGAGGTTTGTGGGTTTAGTTAAGGTTAGAATAATAAATGAGTTCTCTTCTATAGATCTGACCCCATATATATTCCGTCTGTCTTCCCTTATGTCTCCAGACTATGACCGCTGGATCTGTAACGTCCATCAGTCGCAGCAGACGCGTCTAGTCAACCATCCATGTGGATCCCTCACAGAttttctttgaaatgaataaagcaAAATGAACTAATAAACCTGGGAAACCATCGGATTTGATTTGGTGCAGGATTATGTTGGTctctttttgtggatgatgtggcttCATCAGGTGACCTCCGATgctcactgagcaggtttgaggccaagtgtaaagcgactgggatgagaatcagcgcctctaaatctgaggccatggtcctctgtcagaaatccccTCTGGATTAGGAGAGAGTTAttacctcaagtggaggagtttcagTGTCTcatggtcttgttcatgagtgagagtAAGTTGTAGCATAAGATCAATAGGGCAGCATCTGATGTTTTTTGGATGCTGTACTGGAcagtcgtggtgaagaaggagctgagacagaatgataaaaaaaaatacctccctcatcacttttttctgatgtcaaggatgataaactatagTGCTGCACGGTATGTACTGTTTATGCGGTATATGGTATAAATTTGGCCTAcgatagagatttggactccaccgccTAACTGCGATAACACCTGTGTAGGTTTTTAATCCAGGAAAATTTCTGTGTGAAGTGTCTGTGAACTGCTGCTCTGTTGCTGCAGAGAGCTGAGTGTGGGGGTGGAGGTGTTCTGAGCTGGGGTATGTCTGTCACTGTTCATGTGAGACGTGCAATTCATCCAGTACAGAGACGCCGACAAACAGTTCAGCACAGTGACGCTGAAAAACAGCAGCATCTGTTTTCAACGTCACTGTGCCGTCAGCTGCCTGTGCTCTGATCAGCTCCAGCACTCTGAACAGCGTCTCAAAACACTCAGTTAAAAtatttcattaaataatccagttaATCCAATAATTCTGCATCCGTAGCTGCTGTACTTTCAGAAAGTTACAATTTATTATacttgaaaggcttcatgttctcAAAAAGCTCTTAAGATTGGTCAAAGGAGGAAAAACAACACTTTGGCCGAGCGAGGGGAGGGGTGAGGAAGAGAATGGAGGAGGAGGGGCGAGGgagagagtggaggaggaggggAGAGGAGGAGCGTGGAGGAGGAGAtattggcctccattttggagtgggaattcccactcctaaacaaccAGTGGGAgagcagtagaggtgggcgataccgggaattttggtattgatccgataccaagtaaatacagggccagtatcactgatatcaatactgataccgatactttttcatatttaagcttcatagatccaaaggatccaaacagcctaggatagaatttcgccaaacactgtatgtgagaacaaaatactttattatcacaatcaacatttttgtttacaaaaatatcactcaacacaacttaaaacaaaatctcctgaggtagagggctgacaaaccacaatacaagggtgacctgctccgtgttgtgtgacacagcgcaccacagctcttacagacagagagtagactttgatgaacctgtgtgtgcagcagtcagtgtgtgcgggagagaaaaaagctagagtatcgatctttttacacgaggatcgttcaatatcaataccagcgttggtatcgatattaggattgatccacccacctctagagAGCCGTGCTCCCACCACATCAAAGTGAGGCTTATGTCAGTGTCTCCGCTGCCaatcaatcacaggctaggagagagaggccagtatctggcccaattcagggccagttGTCGGGCTAGAGGAGGAGGGGAGAGGAGGAAGGAGAGCTTCACTCATTGTCACATGAAAAGAGAAACTGCacaaactgtttactgtttcCAAATGATCTCACAATCATTTGCAaaaagtttttaatttatttcatttttaaaagagcaagtttgaCAAATCAGTTCAGGTTCaggcagctcttgttcaaacattgtttttttatatttagtttttatggggccattattgtagcaaaagtatttgcaaatgtgtatttcgatccacaaatgtgtaaaaaattcTGTGTGTCTGTAACCAgattcacaaatgtgtaaaaaaaaatctgtgcataactgttcatattttaatcttGAATAAACTGAAGAAAGAGTGAAAGTCATTGGATTATCTTGACAGTGGTGCGTTCGTAAACAtcttacagcatgttttttttgttttttttaaataaacatcttACAGTGTGTTGTTTGACACTGTTTCTGTGCAGTGCGTGTAATTGACGTGAAGACACACGTATTAAAcattgggccacaatggaaacaagcattttatgcttttttttaccCTGTATATTTACGTATCCAtgtttatttaatacatttttatactgtattatcttacacatgtttacattttatacgaataaaaatcaatcaatcaatcaatagaaTATGAAACATGTTGCtatttttgtctgggagcaggGGGAAATCATTTGTAAGCTAAGCACTGCTaatgtgggcggatcgatcctaatatcgataatatcaataccaacactggtattgataatgAACTATccacgtgtaaaaagatcgatactcaagctttttttctctcccgcacacaatgactgctgtgcacgcagattcatcaaactcTACTCTCtgcctgtaagagcagcgctgcgctgtgtcacacaacacggagcagcgcaccctcccccctctggtcttttgttgttgcgccgtcacgtggctcagcggcgccagccaacagccatgcaggtaggctcagcctggcccgcccactcagcgctctcctcgaggcAGCCCTCtgtctcaggagattttgttttaagttgttgagtgatttttttttttttgtaaatatttttattcattttcaatAATTTCACAGCCAATACAAAAGATGTCATCTTACAGTGTTGACAGTGACAACAGAAATAATACAAGGTGTACATAAAACATGAATTGAACTGTTATGAAAAAATAACACCCAGGTAGAGAGTATCAAATCAATATTGACATTATCCAATCAACATTGCTGTATATGCTATTAGTGATAAAAGCAAACTAAAAAGTTAAAGGTGGTATATGGGGATTTCGGGAAGGGAGGGGGGTGGAGCCAGATTACTTTTATGTTACCTTATTTGTTACTTTATTTTTCTCATTACATGTTACTATTACTATATTTTATGTTTTCTTATGTTATCTTGCACTAAGATTTCCCctgatttttttcaaaatattttaGAAAAGCATCCCAAATTAAGTGAAAAGTGTTTAGTTTCCCTCTTAGCTCAAACTTGATCCTTTCTAATTAACATGTTTCATAACATCCAATAGTAGATTGTAATAGGTTGGAGGATTCTTTTGTTTCCAATTCAATAGAATTAGCCTTCTGGCCAGCAAAGTTAtacatttgataaatgttttgtgtttattcaaaAGACCAAGAGTGGGTGAGGGTACACCAAACAGCGCAAGTACAGGATCTAGACAAATTCGTATTTGACAGATTTCTGACAACATAGTAAATATTTTTACCCAATATGTGGATATATTTGGACATCCCCAAAAGGTATGAGCAAGTGAGGCTTGATCTTGTCCACAACGATCACATGTTGCATTTACACCAGGAAACAGTTTGGAAAGTCGCATCTTGGAGTAATGTAACTGTGTAGAATCTTGAATTGAATCAGGCCGTGTCGGGCGCAGATTGAGGACGAGTGGACGTTGTCTTGAGTTTTGGTCCATTAAGAGTCAGTGATGGTAATTCCAATGTCTTGTTGCCACTTTTcctttaaatggtccaatgtggGCATATTTTCAATCTCAAACAAAATGTTACATATTTTTGAAATTGAACCTTTTTTCAAGGGTTCTTTCAGGAATACTGTATTCAGTTCGTACTCAGGAGGCTGATATGGAAAAGATGGGAGCACTGATTTCACAAAACTACGAATTTGTAAGTATTTGAAAAAATCTGTTTTcagtattttatatttttcacaaagTTGATTAAATGTGGCAAAAGTATTTTGAATAAACAAATCTTGCATAGAATTTATACCAGCCTTAATCCACTGATTGAAGGAGACTCCTGACAGAGCTGGAGTAAATTCATGATTATGCATGATCGGGGCCAACAGTGAAATGTCTTTCCACTTGACATGTTTTCTGATTTGGTGGAGAATTTTTATTGAGTGGGAAACTACAAGATTCTTAATTTTGGGGATGGTCGCTTTAACAGAAGCATAAAGAATTGCCTGTAAAGAAGATGgtcgagtgatatttttttaaacaaaaatgttgattgtgataataaagtattttgttgtcaagtacaatgtttggcgaaattctatccttggtcttttggatcTGTTAGCAGGTGTACTACTAACACAGCAGCAGGACAACAATTAGCAACATAGAAAGGTAGATGAGACGAAATATTTCTTCAGCCTTTCTGGCATATTTATTTAGGCAAAACAATACCTCACTGCTCTTCATGAGCCGTcatgttgagagagagagaaccgAGAGAGATTCAAAAAGGCTAACACTCATTTTTATATGAGGTGTGACGTCACCAGTAACTTTTACCTTGTAAAAAACAATAGCACCCTCTTGTGGAGAGGAACAGGAATACCGTGTACAGAATACATTCAGTCAGTCATACACATATGTCAacaggatcctttggatctatgaagcttaaatatgaaaacgtatcggtatcgatatcggcgatactgggcctgtatttacttggtatcggatcaataccgtATCAATACCAATATCGTCACTGGCAACCTCCAGTCataactttaaaaataaataaaaaatacaaaattggGTGTAGCTACGTTTTTAATGGTTTTAATTATCAGTTGCAGTTTGTGTTTCACTTGAACGGGGATGTTTGTCTGATCATACCTTATCTAGAGTAAAAATAAATCAAGAAGGCTTCTTCTGATACTTAAATCACTTTGTAAACATTTGTTTACAGCTGTCAAATCATTTATCTGTTTTAGATTTAAAATCACGTAGAGACATTTAAAAATATTCTGTCATGTTAAAATAATTTGGAGAAATTAAAGTGATATTCCACCAAGTAACTGCAGATTTACTCAAGTTTGACTTTATCCATCAGTGGAGCATAAAGGCCAGATTCTATATGTTACGTGACACATGATAATTTTCACTTTCTCCATCTCCAACTTTCACTTTGTCAGtttccaatttcaatttctttttttttttcttcatttatatagcggcaaatcacaacagagttgcctcaaggcgcttcacagaaccccgagagcaagcacacagacgacagtggtaaggaaaggaaataatgaataaaagtttcagcttgtttgtttgtttgtttatctctgAATTTGTTTTTCCACAGATGGAAGATCTTGAACTTTTTCAGAAAACTCTCCAAGCCATCCTCCAGATGAACAAGGGGCGACTGTCACTGACCCGACTTAAGTCAGAATACAAGCTGCTTACTGGAGAACACATCGCCTTCAGGCGCATGGGACACAGATCGCTGATGTCTCTGCTcctcagcctgccctccatcatcCGCATGCAGCAGAATCAATTTGGAGAGGTTCGTGATTGAATTCGGATCAACCCCCAAGGATCAATTtcactggtctacagccaaaatgcttctgaaataaagacaGTCAAACTTTATTAATTTTGGGCCacagagaatgaaaatgtttgaaattgttgattggctgtagttttaagaaatgctattgctgtgctactaaggattaatatataacccttttcCTAACCCTTTttgtgttacaaaaagagaacaggtgaaatattatacaaacagtcagagaaacgtaaaaaagacctatgtttatgaCTTTTCATGAAAATTCTACTGTTAATACTATATAATTATGTAGacgcaaaatgtaaaaccttgtatatcttggaaacagtagccagttggtcattgttattgtcatatttgaattcaacatgccaaaatccataaaaaatagcacattttatttgtgaagcagacaacttctaaatatttgtataccagtgttTACTATTAAATGTGAAGATTTTTCTTGCCTTTTGTTTTACCAACATTAATTGTGAGACTCAGAAATCTAAAACAGAAACTCCAGTATAAATAATATCTGTTCTTAATTTTAGCAGCATATTACATTCCTTTTATTTGAGGAATAAAATAATTTCTGACACTTCTCTTGTCAAATATAATCAACTTCAGGTTGATTACATCAAATCtgattcaaaaactacatggtctTGAAGTGAAACTTGTATCAAACCCTGTAAATTCACTTTTAAAGTTTCTTCTTGAAAGAACTGAACCAAACCTGTGAATGCTGAAGTCTTTATTAGATGATGGAAGTTGGAATGATTCGCCGTAAACAGAAGAAATCAGATTTCAGTCGCATTAAGCAAGTGATCTTGTGAGATCCTAAAAGAAAACCAAAGAAAGGACAAAACAGACTGGCTGAAGAACCTTCACATGTCCAATGGTGGACATATCTCTATATTATACGTATACTTACTGCCTGTTGAATATTTTTCAAATCAGAATTAAATTTCCAGTTTGTTTACTAACCATcagttaactcagccacatggggtgtgcagccagtacattctgagtgccggtcccaagcccgtataaatgaggagggttgcgtcaggaagggcatccggcataaaacaagccaacccaactatgcagactcagaatcgaattcccataccggatcggtcgcgacccgggttaacaacgtccgccaccggtgctgttgcccaacagggtgccggtggaaattgggctactgttgggcgaagacgatgaagaagaggaggaaaacgttgccacgaacagcgggagaagaagaaaactagaagggtggaaatgagagtggggactttgaatgttggtggtatgactggtaaagggagagagctggctgatatgatggagaggagaaaggtagacatattgtgtgtgcaaatgGAAGGgacgtaagagcaggagcatcggcggtgggtacaagttgttgtaccatggtgaggacaggaagagaaatggtgttggggtcattttaaaggaagagtatgttaaaagtgtgttggaggttaagcgagtgtctgacagggtgatgagtgtgaagttggaaattgaagaggtgatgatgaatatcatcagtgcatatgccccacaggtaggttgtgagatgaaggagaaagacgatttctggagtgtattagatgaggtggtggagagtgtgcccaagcatgaaagagtggtgataggagcagacttcaatgggcatgttggtgaagggaacagaggtgatgaggaagtaatgggtagatatggtatcaaggataggaatcgggaaggacagatggtagttgattttgcaaaaaggatggaaatggctgtggtgaatacctactttaagaaaagggaggagcacagggtaacatataagagtggaggaaggtgcacacaggtggactacattttttataggagatgcaagctaaaagaaatcacagactgtaaggtggtagcaggagagagtgtcactagacagcataggatggttgtttgtaggatgacgttagaggtaaagaagaagaagagagtgagagctcaacaaaggatcagatggtggaagctgaaggaggaagactgttgtgtgaaatttagcgagcaggtgagagaagcactagttggaggggaagcagttttggacaactggaaaagtactgcagatgtggtgagggagacagctaggacagtactgggtatgacatctggacagtggaaggaagacaaggagacttggtggtggaatgaagaggtccaggaaagcataaggagaaagaggttggtgaaaaggttttgggatagtcggagagatgaagaaagtagacaggagtacaaggagatgcggcgtaaggcgagaagagaagtggcaaaagcaaaggaaaaggcatattgcgagctgtacaagaagttgaatagtaaggaaggagaaaaggacttgtaccgattggccagacaaagggacagagctggaaaggatgtgcagcaggttagggtggtaaaagatgcacatggtaatgtgctgacaagtgaggagtgtgtgctgagaaggtggagggaatattttgaagagttgatgaataaagaaaatgagcgagagaaaaggctggatgatgtggtgaaagtaaatcaggaagcaaaagagattagcaaggaagaagtgagggctgctatgaagaggatgaaaagtggaaaggcagttggtccagatgacattccaatggaggcatggaaatgtctaggagagatggcagtagagtttctaaccagattgtttaataaaatcttggaaagtgagaggatgcctgaggagtggagacgaagtgtgctggttcctattgtcaagaacaagggtgatgtgcagagctgcagtaactagagaggcataaagctgatcagccacagcatgaagttatgggaaagagtagtagaagataggtttagaaaacaggtgaagatctgtgagcagcaatatggtttcatgccgagaaagagcactacagatgcaatgtttgctctgagaatactgttggaaaagtacagagaaggacagaaagagttacattgtgtttttgtggacttagaaaaagcttatgatagggtgccaagagaagagttgtggcattgtatgaggaagtctggagtgacagagaagtatgttagggtagtgcaggacatgtacaagaatagtgtgacagcggtgagatgcgcagtcggaatgacagactcattcaaggtggaggtgggattacaccaaggatcagctctgagtcctttcttgtttgcagtggtgatggacaggttgacagatgagatcagacaggaggtaagttactccttgtaactgcactattccactgggctccctctcgttcacacacatgtactcagtcttgtttctactgactttcattccccttctctccaaagcatatctccacttctccagactagactcagcttgctctctactctcactacagatcacaatgtcatctgcaaacatcatagtccatggggactcctgtttcACAACATATCTATAAGACAAGGTGCATAAAATAAACAGCTGGCAGCGTAAAATTATGAATAGCTGAAATATTTTGACAAATGAACTTGATATGCTGAACGCAGCAGCTGGTGTCTCATGGCAAGATTACAGGTAAcgtgaaaataaatgtttgtgaTTTTTAACTTACCCTGATAAAACAATATGTGCCATTATGATACAATCCAATATCCATATAATTACACCAAATACTGATATTTTACTGTTGGTCATGGATTTTACATATCAGTGTTTGTTTTTGactcttttgcagatgatgtgctttTCTTCCACcgaaccccagacagccaaggtGAGAAGCCCTCAGCAGGTCTCCAAGCAGATGAACAAACCACACCAGATCCACAGCGATGGGAGGGTCAGACCAGCTGCACCGCGAGTACTCAACGGTAAATTTTGGTTTTGGAATAT is a genomic window containing:
- the LOC117501812 gene encoding fatty acid-binding protein, liver-like, translated to MRTEIILKQTTSAMDFSGTWKVYSDENLEEFLKEMGAPQIVVKMRKDIKPVIVIEQNGNDFTYTVKTPSCTKVTSFTLGEESEFTFMDGRKFKCSVREENGKLITESDKFTCVREIQGEELVETMTAGSVTSISRSRRV